From Pseudomonas sp. G.S.17, the proteins below share one genomic window:
- a CDS encoding SDR family oxidoreductase: MSDMDKEFAGQVALVTGAASGIGRAVALLLHARGASVVAEDRNATVQDLARPGLVPLVADITEDGAAEAAVATAIKHFGRLDILVNNAGIIVNKLLIDMTREEWERIQHVNVTAAFLHAREAVKAMIPNGAGAIVNIASYAAYQSFPTISAYAASKGALAQLTRTLALEVIDHGIRVNAVGSGDVVTNILNEIVDDGPAFLASHGETTPIKRAAQPEEIAEVVAFLASSRASYMVGSVVMADGGMSVTAG, translated from the coding sequence ATGTCTGATATGGATAAAGAGTTTGCAGGTCAGGTCGCACTCGTCACTGGCGCTGCCAGCGGGATAGGCCGCGCCGTTGCGCTATTGCTGCATGCACGGGGCGCCAGCGTGGTCGCCGAAGACAGAAATGCAACAGTGCAGGATCTCGCCCGGCCAGGCCTGGTGCCACTGGTTGCGGACATCACCGAAGACGGCGCAGCCGAAGCGGCCGTCGCCACGGCGATCAAGCATTTCGGTCGCCTGGACATTCTGGTGAACAATGCCGGGATCATCGTCAATAAACTGCTCATCGATATGACACGCGAGGAATGGGAGCGAATTCAGCACGTCAACGTCACGGCGGCGTTTCTGCACGCTCGCGAAGCCGTAAAAGCAATGATCCCTAACGGCGCCGGGGCAATCGTGAACATCGCCTCTTACGCGGCGTATCAGTCTTTCCCGACGATCTCGGCCTACGCGGCATCCAAGGGCGCGCTGGCCCAGCTGACACGGACCCTCGCCCTCGAAGTCATTGACCACGGAATCCGGGTGAACGCGGTCGGTTCCGGGGATGTCGTAACCAACATCCTCAATGAAATCGTAGATGACGGCCCGGCCTTTCTCGCCAGCCATGGAGAAACCACACCCATCAAACGCGCCGCTCAACCCGAAGAAATTGCTGAAGTGGTGGCATTTCTGGCTTCCAGTCGAGCGTCCTATATGGTTGGATCAGTGGTCATGGCCGATGGCGGGATGAGTGTCACTGCTGGCTGA
- a CDS encoding 2-hydroxyacid dehydrogenase, which yields MIDSKSDVLVWGPMHASLMQALEANVNVHKRWEIVDFDSWAVSHAEAIRIVVTSGVYGADNATLDKLPNLEAITSFGVGYDAVDTAYLAGRGIQLSNTPDVLNNAVAETALALMLCVSRRISEAERFVRAGKWQQAKFPLGNDLHGKTCGIVGLGKIGKTIARLVSAFDMHVAYFRPSGPYADVSYAHYADLQELAAAADYLVVIVPGGADTRHLINREVLRALGPSSFLINVARGTVVDEAALVAALLESEIGGAGLDVFDDEPNVPAELIAMDNVVLLPHIGSGTHETRQAMADLVYANLAAWFEHGKLVTPVGL from the coding sequence ATGATCGACAGCAAAAGCGATGTTTTAGTCTGGGGTCCCATGCATGCGTCCTTGATGCAGGCGCTGGAAGCTAACGTCAATGTGCACAAGCGTTGGGAGATAGTCGACTTCGACAGTTGGGCGGTTTCCCACGCCGAAGCCATACGCATCGTGGTTACCAGCGGTGTGTACGGTGCCGATAACGCGACGCTGGATAAGCTGCCCAATCTCGAAGCGATCACCAGTTTTGGTGTCGGTTATGACGCGGTCGACACCGCTTACCTGGCCGGTCGCGGCATCCAGTTGAGCAACACGCCCGACGTGCTCAACAACGCCGTGGCCGAAACCGCGCTCGCGCTGATGCTCTGCGTGTCACGGCGCATCAGCGAAGCCGAACGCTTCGTGCGAGCGGGCAAATGGCAGCAGGCGAAATTCCCGCTGGGCAACGACCTGCATGGCAAAACCTGCGGCATCGTCGGGTTGGGGAAAATCGGCAAAACCATTGCCAGACTCGTCAGCGCATTCGATATGCACGTCGCCTATTTCCGGCCAAGCGGGCCTTATGCCGATGTTTCCTACGCTCATTACGCTGATCTTCAGGAACTCGCAGCGGCTGCGGATTACCTGGTCGTCATCGTTCCCGGTGGCGCTGACACGCGACACTTGATCAACCGTGAAGTCCTGCGCGCACTCGGCCCGTCGTCATTTCTGATCAACGTTGCCCGGGGCACCGTCGTTGACGAAGCCGCGTTGGTGGCTGCGTTGCTTGAATCTGAAATCGGTGGCGCCGGGCTGGATGTGTTCGATGACGAACCTAATGTTCCGGCCGAATTGATCGCGATGGATAACGTCGTGCTGCTGCCGCACATCGGCAGCGGCACCCACGAGACTCGCCAGGCCATGGCGGATCTGGTCTATGCGAATCTTGCCGCGTGGTTTGAGCACGGAAAGCTGGTGACGCCGGTGGGTTTGTAG
- the yghU gene encoding glutathione-dependent disulfide-bond oxidoreductase: MSKAAYVPPTVWKDDAPSGGQFANINRPIAGPTHDKVLPVGKQPLQLYSLATPNGVKVTILLEELLALGHSGAEYDAWLIRINEGDQFSSGFVDINPNSKIPALLDRSVEPAIRVFESGSILLYLAEKFGALLPTDLAGRTETLNWLFWQMGAAPYLGGGFGHFYLYAPEKLEYPINRFTMEAKRQLDVLDRRLGESAYLAGDSYTIADIAVWSWYGQVVLGNVYSAAEFLAAHEYTHVQRWAQEIAKRPAVIRGLRVNRTWGDEATQVPERHQASDLG; this comes from the coding sequence ATGAGCAAAGCTGCCTATGTTCCCCCTACAGTCTGGAAAGATGATGCGCCGTCTGGTGGCCAGTTCGCCAATATCAACCGCCCGATTGCCGGACCGACCCATGACAAGGTATTGCCGGTCGGCAAGCAGCCGTTGCAGCTGTATTCGCTGGCCACGCCCAATGGCGTGAAGGTGACAATCCTGCTGGAGGAGTTACTGGCGCTTGGGCACTCCGGCGCCGAGTACGACGCCTGGCTGATTCGCATCAACGAGGGCGATCAATTCTCCAGCGGTTTTGTCGACATCAACCCGAATTCGAAAATCCCGGCGCTGCTGGACCGCAGCGTCGAGCCGGCGATCCGGGTTTTCGAGTCCGGTTCGATCCTGCTGTATCTGGCAGAAAAGTTCGGCGCACTCCTGCCCACCGATCTGGCTGGGCGTACCGAAACCCTGAACTGGCTATTCTGGCAGATGGGTGCAGCGCCCTACCTAGGCGGCGGCTTCGGGCATTTCTACCTGTATGCGCCGGAGAAGCTTGAGTACCCGATCAACCGCTTCACCATGGAGGCCAAGCGGCAGCTGGATGTGCTTGATCGACGACTTGGCGAAAGCGCCTATCTGGCTGGCGACAGCTATACCATCGCCGATATCGCGGTCTGGTCGTGGTATGGCCAGGTGGTGCTTGGCAACGTGTATTCGGCTGCGGAATTTCTTGCTGCCCACGAATACACCCATGTGCAGCGCTGGGCGCAAGAAATCGCCAAGCGACCTGCAGTGATTCGCGGCCTGCGCGTCAACCGGACCTGGGGCGATGAGGCCACTCAGGTGCCGGAACGGCATCAGGCCAGTGATTTGGGCTAG